One segment of Candidatus Binatus sp. DNA contains the following:
- a CDS encoding glycosyltransferase family 4 protein: protein MKILFLGSNYWPDETGNAMFVTGRCEYLASRGHNVTICTGFPYYPEWRPREEYRGRYFMREKHNGVEIVRSPLYVPQRITSMGRILHEISFIASSLVTAMWQEKPDLLYIVSAPLGLAVSAYLLSHRWRIPYVFYVADMQPDTAAHLNMLPAPVMRFLYALESFAYRNAALIPTLTEGMRQKIISKGIAPEKVVIFSHCANQPLFDIPAHRGGQSFRRTHNLEGQFIVLHSGNIGVKQGLEVVVEAAARTRQNSAITYVLVGDGAARPVLQQRTAELGLSNVRFLPIQPKEVFWDMLGAADVCVITEKSSVGDILFPGKTVDFLSAGRAVIASISVTNEAARIVSGVGAGLVVTPEDPDAFAAAVTYLKDNETERMKMGERGRAYAREHWDRHRILPVMESTLAALVRGGDLRQQAA, encoded by the coding sequence ATGAAAATACTGTTCTTAGGCAGCAACTACTGGCCGGACGAAACCGGTAACGCTATGTTCGTGACCGGGCGATGCGAGTATCTCGCATCGCGAGGCCACAACGTCACAATCTGTACGGGCTTTCCTTATTATCCAGAATGGCGGCCACGGGAAGAGTATCGCGGGCGGTACTTCATGCGCGAGAAACACAACGGGGTCGAGATAGTCCGCTCGCCTCTGTACGTGCCGCAACGGATCACTTCGATGGGCCGCATCCTGCATGAAATCTCGTTTATAGCCTCTTCGTTGGTGACGGCTATGTGGCAGGAAAAGCCAGACTTGCTTTATATTGTGTCGGCGCCGCTCGGACTTGCCGTGTCCGCTTACCTTCTAAGCCATCGCTGGAGAATTCCATATGTCTTTTACGTGGCCGACATGCAGCCCGATACGGCTGCTCACCTCAATATGCTCCCGGCGCCGGTGATGAGATTCCTCTACGCCCTTGAGAGCTTCGCCTATCGCAACGCTGCCTTGATCCCGACGCTTACCGAAGGGATGCGGCAGAAGATTATTTCCAAAGGGATCGCGCCCGAAAAGGTTGTGATCTTTTCGCATTGCGCAAACCAACCTTTGTTCGACATTCCCGCCCATAGAGGCGGACAGAGCTTCCGCCGCACCCACAATCTCGAAGGTCAATTCATCGTATTGCATTCCGGGAACATCGGTGTGAAGCAGGGACTCGAGGTGGTAGTCGAGGCAGCCGCGCGCACGCGCCAAAATTCGGCGATTACCTATGTGCTGGTGGGAGACGGCGCGGCACGTCCAGTGCTTCAACAACGCACGGCGGAATTAGGTCTCAGCAATGTTCGTTTCCTGCCGATCCAACCTAAGGAGGTTTTCTGGGACATGCTGGGAGCCGCCGATGTCTGCGTGATCACCGAGAAGTCGTCAGTCGGCGATATCCTGTTCCCGGGAAAGACAGTGGACTTTTTATCCGCAGGCCGTGCGGTTATCGCCTCGATCTCCGTAACGAACGAAGCAGCGCGGATAGTAAGTGGCGTGGGCGCGGGACTTGTAGTGACACCCGAGGATCCCGACGCGTTTGCTGCGGCCGTGACTTATCTCAAGGATAACGAAACCGAACGGATGAAGATGGGTGAACGCGGTCGAGCTTACGCGCGCGAGCATTGGGACCGTCACCGCATACTTCCAGTTATGGAGTCGACACTCGCTGCTCTGGTGAGAGGGGGCGACCTTCGACAGCAAGCAGCCTAA
- a CDS encoding NAD-dependent epimerase/dehydratase family protein has translation MAKRALVTGAGGFIGHHLVTYLKQQGYWVRGADLKRPEFTPADADEFLQVDLRRWEHCLAATKGVDEVYALAADMGGMGFISSHHAEILHNNSLINIHTLDAARENGVKRYLYTSSACIYPEFKQTETNVTPLREEDAYPAMPQDAYGWEKLVTERLCTHYREDYGIETRIVRFHNIFGPLGTWEGGREKAPAAMCRKIAIAKLTGHPEIEIWGDGLQTRSFCMIDDCVIGICKLMNSDYHEPLNLGQDRMVTIDQLADIVAHAANFKITKKHVPGPQGVRGRNSDNTRLRQVLGWEPKISLEDGLARTYKWIENQVRERIRLNGEGAFRSAS, from the coding sequence ATGGCAAAACGAGCACTAGTAACCGGAGCGGGCGGATTCATCGGGCATCACCTGGTCACCTACCTGAAGCAGCAGGGATACTGGGTGCGGGGAGCCGACCTTAAGCGCCCCGAATTTACTCCAGCAGATGCCGACGAGTTTCTGCAGGTCGATCTAAGGCGCTGGGAACACTGCCTTGCGGCCACCAAGGGTGTGGACGAGGTCTATGCGCTTGCGGCAGATATGGGCGGGATGGGCTTCATCTCGAGCCATCACGCCGAAATCCTTCACAACAATTCGCTGATCAACATTCACACCCTCGATGCTGCACGGGAAAACGGGGTCAAGCGCTACCTCTATACTTCGTCGGCCTGCATCTATCCAGAATTCAAGCAGACTGAGACCAACGTCACGCCTCTCCGCGAGGAAGATGCATACCCGGCTATGCCGCAGGATGCCTACGGATGGGAAAAGCTGGTGACCGAGCGGCTATGCACTCATTACCGCGAAGACTACGGTATCGAGACGCGCATCGTGCGGTTTCATAACATCTTCGGTCCGCTCGGCACCTGGGAAGGCGGCCGCGAGAAGGCGCCGGCTGCGATGTGCCGCAAGATCGCGATCGCCAAGCTCACCGGACATCCTGAAATCGAAATCTGGGGCGACGGACTCCAAACCCGCTCGTTCTGCATGATCGATGACTGCGTAATCGGAATTTGCAAGCTGATGAATTCCGACTACCACGAGCCGCTCAACCTCGGGCAGGATCGCATGGTGACTATCGATCAACTAGCGGACATCGTCGCGCACGCGGCCAACTTCAAGATAACCAAGAAGCATGTTCCAGGACCGCAAGGAGTCCGCGGAAGGAACTCCGACAATACGCGGTTGCGCCAGGTACTCGGATGGGAGCCGAAAATCAGCCTCGAGGACGGCCTTGCGCGAACCTACAAGTGGATCGAAAACCAGGTCCGCGAACGCATCAGGCTGAACGGCGAGGGGGCCTTCCGTAGTGCCAGCTGA